One Vicia villosa cultivar HV-30 ecotype Madison, WI unplaced genomic scaffold, Vvil1.0 ctg.005440F_1_1, whole genome shotgun sequence genomic region harbors:
- the LOC131642620 gene encoding uncharacterized protein LOC131642620 → MVAGRNDDAIAEALAMLVGAIGQIPPANAGNRNGDDDEYRALGRFHRNNPPVFEDDHEPDKAQAWLKAIEKIFRVMNCTDAQKVKFGTHMLEKEAEDWWNNTLQRFEEDGIEVTWDLFRDVFLENYFPEYCRGKKEVEFLELKQGNGTVAVYAARFHELIKYCPHYNTDKSERSKCLK, encoded by the exons ATGGTTGCAGGCaggaatgatgatgctattgctgagGCATTGGCGATGTTGGTTGGTGCTATTGGTCAGATCCCTCCAGCGAATGCGGGTAACCGGAACGGGGATGATGATGAGTACCGTGCTTTAGGGAGATTCCATAGGAATAATCCTCCTGTCTTTGAGGATGATCATGAACctgataaagctcaagcttggctgaaggcgattgagaagatcttCAGAGTTATGAACTGTACTGATGCTCAGAAAGTGAAGTTTGGTACTCAtatgctggaaaaggaagctgaagATTGGTGGAACAACACTCTTCAGAGGTTTGAAGAAGATGGCATTGAggttacttgggatcttttccgTGATGTCTTCTTAGAGAACTATTTTCCTGAATATTGTCGTGGgaagaaagaggtggagttccttgagttgaagcaaggaaatggtactgTTGCTGTTTATGCTGCTAGGTTTCAtgagcttatcaagtattgtccccACTATAATACTGATAAATCTGAGAGATCTaaatgtttgaa GTGA